From the genome of Pantoea alfalfae, one region includes:
- a CDS encoding hemolysin family protein, with protein MLDSLLVILLLIVISAFFSLSEISLAAARKIKLKLLADEGNVNAQRVLKMQETPGMFFTVVQIGLNAVAILGGIVGDAAFSPVFSGLFNRFVSPELAEQLSFICSFTIVTSLFILFADLTPKRVGMVAPETIALRIINPMRFCLLVMRPLVFLFNGLANVFFRIFKLPMVRKDDITSDDIYAVVEAGALAGVLRKQEHELIENVFELESRTVPSSMTSRENIVWFDLHEDETSLKTKIAEHPHSKFLVCSGDIDHIVGYVDSKELLLRVLGNQSMALNSGLQIRSALIVPDTLTLSEALESFKTAGEDFAVIMNEYALVVGIITLNDVMTTLMGDLVGQGMEEQIVARDENSWLVEGGTPIDDVMRVLDIDDFPQSGNYETIGGFMMYMLRKIPKRTDFVKFAGYKFEVVDIDSYRIDQLLVTRIDERPPVLSMTKSEEE; from the coding sequence ATGTTAGATAGCTTACTTGTCATTCTGTTGCTGATCGTAATCAGTGCCTTTTTTTCTCTGTCAGAGATATCGCTGGCGGCCGCCCGTAAGATCAAACTCAAACTGCTGGCCGATGAAGGCAATGTTAATGCGCAGCGTGTGCTTAAAATGCAGGAAACGCCGGGCATGTTCTTCACCGTGGTGCAGATTGGCCTTAACGCCGTCGCCATCCTGGGCGGTATTGTCGGCGACGCCGCCTTTTCACCGGTTTTCAGCGGCCTGTTTAACCGCTTTGTCTCGCCAGAACTGGCAGAGCAGCTCAGCTTTATCTGCTCTTTCACCATCGTCACCAGCCTCTTTATCCTGTTCGCCGACTTAACGCCGAAACGGGTCGGCATGGTCGCCCCGGAAACCATCGCGCTGCGCATCATCAACCCAATGCGTTTCTGCCTGCTGGTGATGCGTCCGCTGGTGTTTCTGTTTAACGGCCTGGCCAACGTCTTCTTCCGTATATTCAAACTGCCGATGGTGCGCAAAGATGACATCACCTCTGACGACATCTATGCCGTCGTTGAAGCGGGTGCCCTGGCGGGCGTGCTGCGTAAGCAGGAGCATGAACTGATTGAAAACGTGTTTGAGCTGGAATCACGTACCGTTCCCTCTTCCATGACCTCGCGTGAGAATATCGTCTGGTTTGATCTGCATGAAGATGAAACCAGCCTCAAGACCAAAATCGCTGAGCATCCGCATTCTAAATTTCTGGTCTGCAGCGGTGATATCGATCATATCGTCGGTTATGTCGACTCTAAAGAGCTGCTGCTGCGTGTGCTGGGCAATCAGAGTATGGCGCTGAACAGCGGCCTGCAGATTCGCTCTGCGCTGATTGTGCCGGACACGCTGACCCTCTCCGAAGCGCTGGAAAGTTTTAAAACCGCTGGCGAAGATTTTGCGGTGATCATGAACGAGTATGCGCTGGTCGTGGGCATCATTACCCTGAATGACGTGATGACCACGCTGATGGGTGACCTGGTGGGACAGGGCATGGAAGAGCAGATTGTGGCGCGCGATGAAAATTCATGGCTGGTTGAGGGCGGCACACCCATTGATGACGTAATGCGCGTGCTGGACATTGATGATTTCCCGCAGTCAGGCAACTACGAAACCATCGGCGGCTTTATGATGTATATGCTGCGTAAGATTCCGAAGCGTACTGATTTTGTGAAGTTTGCTGGCTACAAGTTCGAGGTGGTGGATATTGATAGCTATCGCATCGACCAGCTGCTGGTGACCCGCATCGACGAACGACCGCCGGTACTGAGCATGACGAAAAGCGAAGAAGAGTAG